From a single Vibrio chagasii genomic region:
- a CDS encoding DUF3450 domain-containing protein: MNLLKTSLALAISVVATSSMANSLDQAQSIQNKTNNASASSQKVIDKSSQATLMLQAEIERLQEEVKNLEIYHDHLAALVESQNQEAQSIEGQIEEIKYTRQGVVPLMYQMIDGLQQLIEKDVPIKKEQRLERVEKLQAMMTRADVSDAEKYRRILEAYQIEMDYGIKLGAYQGRVELASDKTIEADVLHLGRISLVARNLNGSQYWAWNQTAAQWQEVDSSMKSELDKAYDIASQQAAPSLITLPVSLTVAEVK, from the coding sequence ATGAATCTTTTAAAAACTAGCCTAGCGCTTGCCATCAGTGTGGTAGCAACGTCTTCTATGGCCAATAGCTTGGATCAAGCTCAATCAATTCAAAACAAGACCAATAACGCATCGGCTTCAAGCCAAAAGGTTATTGATAAAAGCTCACAAGCAACACTCATGCTGCAAGCTGAAATTGAGCGTCTTCAAGAAGAAGTCAAAAACTTAGAAATTTATCATGATCACCTTGCTGCTCTGGTTGAAAGCCAAAATCAAGAAGCTCAAAGCATTGAAGGGCAGATCGAAGAAATTAAATACACACGCCAAGGTGTCGTGCCTTTGATGTATCAAATGATCGATGGCCTGCAACAGCTGATAGAAAAAGACGTACCGATTAAGAAAGAGCAGCGTCTAGAGAGAGTTGAAAAGCTTCAAGCAATGATGACTCGTGCAGACGTAAGTGATGCTGAGAAATATCGTCGTATTCTAGAGGCGTACCAAATTGAGATGGACTACGGCATTAAGCTTGGTGCATACCAAGGTCGCGTAGAACTGGCGAGCGATAAAACGATTGAAGCAGACGTACTTCACTTAGGACGTATCTCTTTAGTTGCTCGTAACTTAAATGGCAGCCAATACTGGGCTTGGAATCAAACAGCAGCTCAATGGCAAGAAGTTGATTCTTCGATGAAGTCTGAGCTCGATAAAGCTTACGATATTGCTAGCCAACAAGCGGCTCCAAGCTTGATTACTTTACCTGTTTCTCTAACTGTTGCGGAGGTTAAGTAA
- a CDS encoding biopolymer transporter ExbD, with protein sequence MRLGRRHSKNEEAQIDLTSMLDIVFIMLIFFIVTSSFVRESGVEVNRPQASNVVSQKDAGIFVAITSANDIFIDKRVVDVERVQATLEHLLLEQPDASLVIQADEHAYNGTVVKVMDAAKGAGVKNIALAADKR encoded by the coding sequence ATGAGACTCGGTCGACGTCATTCTAAAAACGAAGAGGCTCAAATAGACCTAACTTCGATGCTTGATATCGTATTTATCATGCTTATTTTCTTTATTGTGACCAGTTCATTTGTTCGTGAATCGGGGGTTGAGGTTAACCGCCCGCAAGCTTCTAACGTAGTAAGCCAAAAGGATGCGGGCATCTTTGTTGCGATTACGTCTGCTAACGACATCTTTATTGATAAACGTGTCGTTGATGTTGAACGCGTTCAAGCGACGCTAGAGCATTTATTACTAGAACAACCTGATGCTTCTTTGGTTATCCAAGCTGATGAACACGCATACAATGGTACTGTTGTAAAAGTGATGGATGCAGCTAAAGGTGCGGGTGTTAAAAACATTGCGCTTGCTGCTGATAAGCGATGA
- a CDS encoding MotA/TolQ/ExbB proton channel family protein — MDILSGSLLPASWLTSDWLLSLSSFMEQGGFVLWWLAAVVLVYWVLVVERVLYLAFYFPKQRQAWITKWHEREDHSSWHAKAIREGWLGQASILLNQNLNFIKLLVAICPMLGLLGTVTGMISVFDVMATQGSSDPKLMASGISLATLPTMAGMVAALAGMFVHARLAKVCNRLELKLEKSLRSQR; from the coding sequence ATGGATATTTTGTCGGGTTCTCTATTACCAGCGAGTTGGTTAACGAGTGACTGGCTGCTGTCTTTATCAAGCTTTATGGAGCAGGGCGGTTTCGTCTTGTGGTGGCTAGCGGCTGTTGTCCTAGTGTATTGGGTGCTTGTGGTAGAGCGCGTGTTATATCTCGCGTTCTACTTTCCTAAGCAACGCCAAGCTTGGATAACAAAGTGGCATGAAAGAGAAGATCACTCTTCTTGGCATGCCAAGGCCATTCGTGAAGGTTGGTTAGGTCAGGCGAGTATCTTGCTTAACCAAAACTTAAATTTTATTAAGCTATTAGTAGCTATCTGCCCGATGTTGGGCTTGTTGGGTACCGTAACCGGTATGATCTCTGTCTTCGATGTCATGGCGACACAAGGCAGCAGTGATCCTAAATTGATGGCTTCAGGCATTTCGTTGGCAACACTGCCAACCATGGCGGGCATGGTAGCAGCCTTAGCGGGTATGTTCGTACACGCTAGATTAGCCAAAGTGTGCAACCGCTTAGAATTGAAACTAGAAAAATCTTTAAGGAGTCAACGATGA
- a CDS encoding MotA/TolQ/ExbB proton channel family protein, with translation MNLKPLAALLCITSISFSAFSASDSTAQLVNKAKSENRTQASHNVVREADFKKTEQELKAIKAQLEAKRTSVQNATDVLTKTFSDNENKLARLEEKLRLETGSLGELFGVVRQNAKELGAELSSTVNSVDRAEHTATVEQIIDAKSLPSMPQLSGLWMSMVEQIQASSELSKSQIAFINGEGNTQNVDAYRLGSIGLVADQGYVSWNTQRKDAIAYLKQPENGPTLTSLSSLANGEVANVVVDPSRGFMLEQLALTPSLSDRLQAGGVVGKVILGLLAIGLIIALVRGVSLSIARQKIRAQLKNPEQAGDNPLGRVLAVYNKEQNQTVEALELRLLEAVVDEQTHLEKGLSMLKLLAALAPMLGLLGTVTGMIETFQVITQFGNGDPKVMAGGISMALVTTVLGLVAAMPLLLAHNILSTQAENIRNILEKQGIGLVAEQAEKTTESSAVVSPVGTAA, from the coding sequence ATGAACTTAAAGCCATTAGCAGCATTGCTTTGCATCACGTCTATTTCCTTTTCTGCTTTCTCTGCTTCTGATTCAACGGCTCAGTTAGTTAACAAAGCGAAGTCAGAAAATCGCACTCAAGCTTCTCACAATGTAGTTCGTGAAGCTGACTTTAAAAAGACTGAACAAGAACTGAAAGCAATCAAAGCACAACTTGAAGCGAAACGTACATCGGTTCAAAACGCAACAGACGTTCTTACTAAAACGTTTAGCGATAACGAAAATAAGCTGGCTCGCTTAGAAGAAAAGCTGCGCTTAGAAACAGGCAGCCTTGGTGAGCTATTTGGTGTTGTTCGTCAAAACGCGAAAGAACTGGGCGCAGAACTTAGCTCTACAGTAAACAGCGTTGATCGCGCTGAGCATACAGCGACCGTTGAACAAATTATCGATGCGAAATCATTACCGTCAATGCCACAGCTTTCTGGCTTGTGGATGAGTATGGTAGAGCAGATTCAAGCGAGCTCTGAGCTTAGCAAATCTCAAATTGCTTTCATTAATGGTGAAGGTAATACACAAAATGTTGATGCTTATCGCCTAGGCTCGATTGGCCTAGTGGCAGATCAAGGTTACGTTAGCTGGAACACTCAGCGTAAAGACGCAATCGCATATCTTAAACAGCCAGAAAATGGTCCAACGCTAACATCACTTTCTTCACTGGCAAATGGTGAAGTAGCGAATGTTGTTGTCGATCCTTCACGTGGATTCATGTTGGAGCAGTTGGCGCTAACACCTAGCCTATCTGATCGCCTTCAAGCGGGTGGTGTAGTTGGTAAAGTGATTCTTGGTCTACTGGCTATTGGTTTAATTATCGCCTTGGTTCGTGGCGTCTCTCTATCGATTGCTCGTCAGAAAATTCGTGCGCAGCTTAAGAACCCTGAGCAAGCGGGTGACAACCCATTAGGTCGCGTTCTTGCCGTGTACAACAAAGAGCAAAACCAAACGGTTGAAGCGCTAGAGTTACGTCTATTAGAAGCGGTTGTTGATGAGCAGACTCATTTAGAGAAAGGTCTATCAATGCTTAAGTTATTGGCAGCGCTAGCACCAATGTTAGGCCTTCTAGGTACAGTAACGGGTATGATCGAAACGTTCCAGGTGATCACACAGTTTGGTAACGGCGATCCGAAAGTAATGGCGGGTGGTATTTCGATGGCGCTTGTAACAACCGTACTTGGTCTTGTTGCTGCAATGCCTCTTCTACTGGCACATAACATTCTTAGCACTCAAGCAGAAAATATTCGAAATATTCTTGAGAAGCAAGGTATTGGTCTTGTTGCTGAGCAGGCTGAAAAGACAACTGAATCGAGCGCTGTTGTGTCACCAGTCGGGACTGCTGCGTAA